TTTGTCTGAATCAGGATTTCCAGGATTACGGGATTTTCAGGATGTTGTTGTTTATTTGATGTGGGGATTTTGAGGATTTTTTTGTCTGAATCAGGATTTCCAGGATTACGGGATTTTCAGGATGTTGTTGTTTATTTGATGTGGGGATTTTGAGGATTTTTTTGTCTGAATCAGGATTTCCAGCATTTTAGGATTTTCAGGATGTTGTTGTTTATTTGATGTGGGGATTTTGAGGATTTTTTTGTCTGAATCAGGATTTCCAGGATTACGGGATTTTCAGGATGTTGTTGTTTATTTGATGTGGGGATTTTGAGGATTTTTTTGTCTGAATCAGGATTTCCAGGATTAGAGGATTTTCAGGATGTTGTTGTTTATTTGATGTGGGGATTTTGAGGATTTTTTTGTCTGAATTAGGATTTCCAGCATTTTAGGATTTACAGGATGTTATAATATTTATAAACTTTCATCAAAATATACAGTTATGGCGATCGCTATTTCCCTGACTCCAGAACTAGAAGCAAGACTACGTGAAAAAGCAACCCAACAAGGAAAAGATATCAGTTTAGTAGCGGCTGAATTATTGAAAAATATCCTAGATTGGGAATTAGAAGATTCACAAGTAGCTATTCAAGGTATTCAGCAAGGATTAGATGATTTTGAAGCAGGTCGCTTTCGGTCTTTTGATGATTTTGCTAATGAACAACGTCGTAAATATAACCTGCCCCGTGAAGTATGAAATACTATATTGATATTTCTAGTATAGCAGAAGCCGAGGCAGATAAAGCATTTTTACAAATGTCTCAAATAACTTCTTCTGAAAAAGCAAGTCAGTGGTATGCAGGTTTACTACAACTAATTGAATCTTTATCACAAATGCCAAAACGATGTTCTTTAGCTAGAGAAAATGATTATTTTAGTCAAGAAATTCGGCAGATAATTTATGGTAAAGGACGCAACGCATACAGGATTATTTTCACAATTATAGAAGGAGAAGAAATTTCTACAGTTCGTGTTCTTCATATTCGTCATGCAGCACAGCAGACTATTGGTGAAGTTCCTGATGAATTTGCACAAGAATAATATCGCATTTTTGATGAGATATTCTCTGAATCAGGATACCCAGGATTGGAGGATGTACAGGATGTAATTTTTTTATTGTTTAGGAAAAATGGAAATTTTTGGATGATAGATAATATGCTGTGATTGTAATTATCATTTTTCAATATTTACAGACAATTCATCAATAACAATCTGTCTGAATCAGGATAACCAGGATTAGAGGATTTTCAGGATGTAGTTGTTTGATTGTCTATAAAATATAGAGATTTTGGGATGATAGATAAGTTATCAGTTAAATTATCCGCTGTTAATTCTTGACTATTACTGTAACTGGATTTTATAATCTTCAAATCTTCACAGACAATTTATCAATAACAATCCTGTACATCCTAAAATCCTGTACATCCTGATTCAGACAATTACAATTTCAGCATCCCACCAACAACTTACAAATCACAATCCTGTAAATCCATGAACACATCTAATACC
The DNA window shown above is from Anabaena sp. WA102 and carries:
- a CDS encoding type II toxin-antitoxin system RelE/ParE family toxin gives rise to the protein MKYYIDISSIAEAEADKAFLQMSQITSSEKASQWYAGLLQLIESLSQMPKRCSLARENDYFSQEIRQIIYGKGRNAYRIIFTIIEGEEISTVRVLHIRHAAQQTIGEVPDEFAQE